A stretch of Thermoanaerobaculum aquaticum DNA encodes these proteins:
- a CDS encoding ArnT family glycosyltransferase — protein MNAPRIATVLALAILLAVAAWAPLVDRDEPRYARAVREMHQSGDLLVPKNFGQLRPDKPILIYWLQWAATTLVGERELGFRLPSFLALLAWLWLAAQLAQELCGEKRWALLPGIALAGVLATPDALVGALTTASLLAFVRVAKCRSPRWAFLAWLLFGLGVLAKGPVTPLFVLPALAGYCGRGKELWRAAVPWWGPLLSAAVVAAWFLPANLATDWDFARLGLGKHVVQRALSPLESHGIRGPLGVLLGPPFYVASLAVAGFPLLLSLVRFLRADEKKDPQVWRTVVWGVLGPMAVLSVVATKLPHYILPALPLLFVASRPTRGQQVAGAIASAVLALGLLLLTLGTPYRPAGLLVRRLPQLTCAFPLQEPSLRFYAGEKLIVTPSTNGGCGFWLLRAGEEEKLEEFLAPNAQPISTFSGWNLAKGRKETLRLYQLKIGRREKENPGPGGSSAESPTGRGFILAAKNGLPSTRRTAILAR, from the coding sequence ATGAACGCCCCCAGGATTGCCACCGTTCTGGCATTGGCCATCCTCTTGGCGGTGGCCGCCTGGGCGCCCCTGGTGGACCGGGACGAACCGCGTTACGCCCGGGCCGTGCGGGAGATGCATCAATCCGGCGACCTTTTGGTGCCCAAAAACTTTGGCCAGCTGCGCCCGGACAAGCCCATTCTCATTTACTGGTTGCAGTGGGCCGCCACCACGCTGGTGGGGGAAAGGGAGCTGGGCTTTCGCCTGCCTTCGTTTTTGGCGTTGTTGGCATGGCTTTGGCTGGCCGCTCAACTAGCCCAGGAGCTTTGCGGAGAGAAACGCTGGGCGCTCTTACCCGGGATAGCCCTGGCTGGGGTTTTGGCCACCCCCGACGCGCTGGTGGGAGCGCTCACCACCGCTTCTCTGTTAGCCTTCGTGCGAGTAGCCAAATGTCGCAGTCCCAGATGGGCGTTTCTGGCCTGGCTGCTGTTTGGGCTGGGGGTGTTGGCCAAAGGACCGGTGACGCCGCTGTTTGTGCTGCCCGCCTTAGCCGGCTACTGCGGGAGGGGCAAAGAGCTCTGGCGGGCGGCAGTGCCGTGGTGGGGGCCGTTGCTTTCGGCCGCCGTGGTGGCCGCTTGGTTTCTGCCGGCCAACCTCGCCACCGACTGGGATTTTGCCCGGTTGGGCCTGGGCAAGCACGTGGTGCAAAGGGCGCTTTCGCCGCTGGAAAGCCACGGCATTCGCGGACCCCTGGGCGTTCTTCTGGGACCGCCTTTTTACGTTGCCAGCTTGGCGGTTGCCGGCTTTCCGCTGCTGTTGAGCTTGGTTCGTTTTCTTCGCGCGGATGAGAAGAAGGACCCCCAGGTGTGGCGAACGGTGGTGTGGGGCGTTCTGGGCCCTATGGCCGTGCTCAGCGTCGTAGCCACCAAGCTTCCCCACTACATCCTGCCGGCTTTGCCACTTCTTTTTGTGGCCTCAAGACCCACCCGGGGCCAGCAGGTCGCGGGAGCCATTGCCAGCGCTGTCCTCGCCCTGGGGCTTTTGCTTTTGACCTTGGGAACGCCTTACCGCCCCGCAGGGCTTTTGGTGCGCCGCCTGCCCCAACTCACCTGCGCCTTCCCCTTGCAGGAGCCCAGCTTGCGCTTTTACGCCGGGGAGAAGCTGATCGTAACGCCCTCTACCAACGGAGGTTGTGGCTTTTGGCTGCTGCGGGCCGGTGAGGAAGAAAAGCTTGAGGAGTTCCTCGCCCCAAACGCTCAACCAATCAGCACCTTTTCCGGCTGGAACCTGGCCAAAGGCCGGAAGGAAACCCTCCGCCTTTACCAGCTCAAGATCGGCCGCCGGGAAAAGGAAAACCCAGGGCCGGGAGGCTCTTCCGCCGAAAGCCCCACCGGCCGGGGCTTCATTTTGGCAGCAAAAAACGGCTTACCCAGCACCCGCAGAACCGCCATCTTGGCACGGTAG
- a CDS encoding alkaline phosphatase family protein: MKKLFLPLLFVLMGVAVALFRPVGPSSALWDSASGTLRVCSSWTLVPRWGKAVVLPRVATTTTFTTPEGATVTARVQLELGPGAHLQLAAAPTPEQGLAVKAGQLAPTAKLGCLAQNTCRQKLQEEMEASLQRLASGSAKASVVLEPDPAALLAFRRQELRQRVSPPRRRVLVVGWDGADWELLSKLVARGLMPNLQKLMAVGTYGELSSLTPLLSPLIWTTMATGEPPEVHGILDFLEADAATGARVPVTSRKRKVPALWNMASAAGLTVGVSGWWASWPAEAVNGVLVSDRLFFLLSDAPGDAPPGTVVFPPEHEASFRELAERAKVETGAPTVATFLPLELPRIQEALAQGRGMADPIDGFRRILVGTRVYMGAALKIAESKPHLLMAYCIGTDEIGHLLGPYLPPASPGADPALVQAAPPAVERYFAVVDRWLGRLLEQCPLSECAVLVVSDHGFKWGSDRPREFSGVAAATAALWHRPKGIFVLAGNGVMAKGRTGEPASVYDVAPTVAVLLGLPLGASWPGKPLPGVSLASGEKVAWSELVPPESYRPRVQEVKPSAEYVAQLKALGYLEGGETQGGSGSNTEGELNNLGLLHLEAGRLQEAEEAFKKAIAANPAYASPHYNLRRLYFESERYEEADRELLEALRLGLRDGRGALQRALADYERLGLRERAASLASSAVTLFPRDAMLRAAVLRYLLELNRCGEAVEKAREAVSAFPQDAAVLAFAGLSAACAGDTASAKTWMERSLVLNPNQPELKQALRMLE; encoded by the coding sequence ATGAAAAAGCTTTTTCTTCCACTTCTTTTCGTCTTGATGGGGGTGGCCGTTGCGCTTTTCCGGCCGGTAGGCCCGAGCAGCGCCCTGTGGGATTCCGCGTCTGGAACGCTGCGGGTTTGTTCCTCGTGGACGCTGGTGCCGCGGTGGGGGAAGGCGGTGGTCTTGCCGCGGGTCGCGACCACCACGACTTTCACCACCCCCGAGGGGGCCACGGTAACGGCGCGGGTGCAGCTGGAGTTAGGCCCTGGGGCGCACCTGCAGCTGGCTGCCGCTCCTACTCCTGAACAGGGCTTGGCCGTTAAGGCCGGACAGCTGGCACCCACAGCAAAGCTTGGGTGTTTGGCGCAGAACACCTGTCGCCAAAAGCTTCAGGAGGAAATGGAAGCCAGCCTGCAGCGGCTGGCTTCGGGGTCTGCGAAAGCTTCTGTGGTGTTAGAGCCTGACCCCGCGGCTTTGTTGGCCTTCCGTCGCCAGGAGCTGCGGCAAAGGGTCTCGCCGCCACGCCGGCGGGTTTTGGTGGTGGGTTGGGATGGGGCTGACTGGGAGCTGCTTTCAAAGCTCGTGGCCCGGGGGCTCATGCCAAACTTGCAAAAGCTCATGGCGGTGGGCACCTACGGTGAGCTTTCTTCCCTCACGCCGCTGCTTTCCCCGCTGATTTGGACCACCATGGCCACCGGCGAGCCACCGGAAGTGCACGGCATCCTGGACTTTCTGGAGGCGGACGCGGCTACCGGAGCGCGGGTTCCGGTGACCAGCCGTAAGAGGAAGGTTCCAGCGTTGTGGAACATGGCTTCGGCTGCCGGGCTGACCGTGGGGGTGAGCGGCTGGTGGGCCAGCTGGCCGGCAGAAGCGGTAAACGGGGTGCTGGTTTCCGATCGCCTGTTTTTCCTGCTTTCCGATGCCCCCGGGGATGCCCCTCCCGGTACCGTGGTGTTTCCGCCGGAGCACGAGGCCAGCTTCCGCGAGCTGGCGGAACGGGCCAAGGTGGAAACCGGTGCGCCAACGGTTGCCACTTTCTTGCCTTTAGAACTGCCCCGCATTCAGGAGGCCTTAGCCCAGGGGCGCGGGATGGCCGACCCCATTGACGGCTTCCGGCGGATTTTGGTGGGCACCCGCGTGTACATGGGGGCTGCGCTTAAAATTGCCGAGTCCAAGCCGCACCTCCTGATGGCGTACTGCATTGGCACCGATGAAATTGGCCACCTGCTGGGGCCTTACCTCCCCCCAGCTTCCCCCGGTGCCGATCCCGCCCTGGTGCAGGCTGCACCACCGGCAGTGGAACGCTACTTTGCGGTGGTGGACCGCTGGTTGGGACGGCTTTTGGAGCAATGCCCGCTTTCGGAGTGCGCGGTGCTTGTGGTTTCCGACCACGGTTTCAAGTGGGGGAGCGACCGTCCCCGGGAGTTTTCGGGTGTGGCCGCCGCCACCGCGGCCCTTTGGCATCGGCCCAAGGGGATCTTTGTGCTGGCGGGTAATGGGGTCATGGCCAAGGGGCGGACGGGCGAGCCCGCTTCGGTGTACGACGTGGCCCCCACGGTAGCGGTGCTTTTGGGTTTGCCTCTTGGGGCCAGCTGGCCGGGAAAGCCGTTGCCGGGCGTTTCGCTTGCGTCAGGGGAAAAAGTAGCCTGGAGCGAGCTGGTGCCACCGGAAAGCTACCGCCCCCGCGTTCAGGAGGTGAAACCCTCAGCGGAGTACGTGGCGCAGCTTAAGGCCTTAGGCTACCTGGAAGGCGGGGAAACCCAGGGTGGCTCCGGGAGCAACACCGAAGGTGAGCTCAACAACCTGGGGCTTTTGCATCTGGAAGCGGGGCGGTTGCAGGAGGCTGAGGAGGCTTTCAAAAAAGCCATTGCTGCCAATCCTGCCTATGCGTCTCCGCATTACAACCTGCGTCGGCTTTACTTTGAAAGCGAACGCTACGAGGAAGCGGATCGCGAGCTCCTGGAGGCCCTGCGCCTGGGTTTGCGCGATGGGCGCGGGGCGTTGCAGCGAGCCCTGGCCGACTACGAGCGCCTGGGCTTGCGGGAGCGGGCAGCGAGCCTGGCCAGCTCGGCGGTTACGCTTTTCCCCCGGGATGCCATGTTGCGGGCGGCGGTGCTGCGGTACCTGCTGGAGCTCAACCGCTGCGGTGAGGCGGTGGAAAAGGCGAGGGAGGCGGTTTCGGCCTTCCCTCAGGATGCGGCGGTTTTGGCTTTTGCCGGGCTTTCGGCCGCCTGTGCCGGCGATACGGCGAGCGCCAAAACCTGGATGGAACGCTCCCTGGTGCTCAACCCCAACCAACCGGAGCTTAAACAAGCCTTGAGAATGCTGGAGTAA
- a CDS encoding TonB-dependent receptor, whose amino-acid sequence MGLFVTGAFAQTTGSIEGVVVDENNVPLPGVTVEATSPALQGTKVAVTDTQGKFRLVLLPPGSYTVKFTLSGFAPTEQTDIKVGLGRVVTLNVQMSSAFKEEVIVSGAAPTVDTKTAEVGVNLDKDFFTNLPIGRNYASVVRVAPGTGNDAAGVTVYGSTGAENAYYIDGINTTGVELGTQGKVLNFEFIQEVQVKTGGYQAEFGRTTGGMINVITKSGGNEFHGDVFGYYDSDAAQAKPAADVNYWASRLSRSYLVDGYTRKDFGFGLGGYFIKDTLWFYGSYDYVKNDEDRKVIQDFQALARQYNAHDYGFPAYGSIFTNSQTRDLWSAKFTYRLSQNHSFILSGFGDPSKTEGPIRGLAGNPDSFMGTVDEGGTDLVAKYEGVFGTNWVVNLLAGQHKEKSNEGGRGLNQVAFIEYSNPIYAQTGVVPVWDGFGFAQRQEFGRDVYKGDVSYFLNNFLGDHEFKFGAEFEDISVNNKNYNTGGQRIYGLCRGGYTGDGAQPCGREIYYRHRFFMRSFPSSRFAITNADILVPLVVDSKSENFAMYVQDTWRLTPNLTLNVGVRWEQQKLFNSEGKVNAKLNDEWAPRVGVVWDPKGDGTAKVFAHFGRFYETIPMDMVIRSFGKEITAFTYNYHGAREEDPSTRYNVACDPAVDAFRRCSILGHDFTPVDPNLQGQYIDEAVVGGEYEVMKDLAVGAKYIYRDLGRVIEDALGFDQGYYIGNPGRGLLRESWDMNYERSYPVPEPKRTFKGIELVARKRFSNNWGMIASYLWSKLEGNYDGTFQVSTGQLDPNLNSAFDYAEFQVNNKGYLSNDRRHQFKVDGYYVFPFNLTVGLSAYYRTGLPVTAMGYSIAYQNWEYYLSERGAFGRTDDEWEADLHLDYPVKFGGIQVKFLADVFNLFNRQGEVGRNMRYDLGEDYTPINYDTGAYEPPIKPGDADRPPTNPAFNTPNAWQSPRSLRLGVRISF is encoded by the coding sequence ATGGGCCTGTTTGTAACCGGGGCCTTCGCCCAAACTACCGGCTCCATTGAGGGCGTGGTGGTGGACGAGAACAATGTGCCGCTGCCGGGTGTCACCGTGGAAGCTACTTCCCCGGCGTTGCAGGGCACCAAGGTGGCGGTCACCGACACCCAGGGCAAGTTCCGTTTGGTGCTTTTGCCTCCTGGGAGCTACACGGTGAAGTTCACCTTGTCCGGTTTTGCTCCCACCGAGCAAACCGACATCAAGGTGGGCTTGGGCCGCGTGGTGACCTTGAACGTGCAGATGAGCTCTGCGTTTAAGGAAGAGGTCATTGTGTCCGGCGCGGCGCCAACGGTGGACACCAAGACCGCCGAGGTGGGCGTCAACCTGGACAAGGACTTCTTCACCAACCTGCCCATCGGCCGTAACTACGCCTCGGTGGTGCGTGTGGCCCCCGGTACCGGCAACGACGCTGCCGGCGTCACCGTGTACGGGTCCACGGGCGCTGAGAACGCCTACTACATTGACGGCATCAACACCACCGGCGTGGAGCTGGGTACCCAGGGTAAGGTCCTGAACTTCGAGTTCATCCAGGAAGTGCAGGTGAAGACCGGCGGCTACCAGGCTGAGTTCGGCCGCACCACCGGCGGTATGATCAACGTGATCACCAAGTCCGGTGGTAACGAGTTCCACGGCGACGTCTTTGGCTACTACGACTCCGACGCGGCTCAGGCCAAACCGGCCGCTGATGTGAACTACTGGGCTTCCCGCCTTTCTCGGTCCTACCTGGTGGATGGCTACACCCGTAAGGACTTCGGCTTTGGCTTGGGTGGCTACTTCATCAAGGACACTTTGTGGTTCTACGGTTCTTACGACTACGTGAAGAACGACGAGGACCGCAAGGTCATTCAGGACTTCCAGGCGCTGGCGCGTCAATATAACGCCCACGACTACGGTTTCCCGGCCTACGGTTCGATCTTCACCAACTCCCAAACCCGGGACCTCTGGTCGGCCAAGTTCACCTACCGCCTGAGCCAGAACCACTCCTTCATCCTTTCTGGCTTTGGCGACCCCTCCAAGACCGAGGGCCCCATCCGTGGTCTGGCCGGCAACCCCGACTCCTTCATGGGTACGGTGGATGAGGGCGGCACGGACCTCGTGGCTAAGTACGAGGGCGTCTTCGGCACCAACTGGGTGGTCAACCTGTTGGCGGGTCAGCACAAGGAGAAGTCCAATGAGGGTGGCCGCGGTTTGAACCAGGTGGCCTTCATTGAGTACTCCAACCCCATTTACGCCCAAACCGGCGTGGTTCCGGTGTGGGATGGCTTCGGCTTTGCCCAGCGCCAGGAGTTCGGCCGCGATGTGTATAAGGGCGATGTGTCCTACTTCCTGAACAACTTCCTGGGTGACCACGAGTTCAAGTTCGGGGCCGAGTTTGAGGACATCTCGGTGAACAACAAGAACTACAACACCGGCGGCCAGCGCATTTACGGGCTTTGCCGCGGTGGCTACACGGGTGACGGTGCTCAACCCTGCGGCCGCGAGATTTACTACCGTCACCGGTTCTTTATGCGGTCGTTCCCCTCGTCTCGTTTTGCCATCACCAACGCCGACATCCTAGTGCCTCTGGTGGTGGACTCCAAGTCCGAGAACTTCGCCATGTACGTGCAGGACACCTGGCGTCTCACGCCCAACTTGACTTTGAACGTGGGCGTTCGCTGGGAGCAGCAGAAGCTGTTCAACTCCGAGGGCAAGGTCAACGCCAAGCTCAACGACGAGTGGGCGCCCCGTGTGGGTGTGGTTTGGGATCCCAAGGGTGATGGTACCGCCAAGGTCTTCGCTCACTTTGGCCGCTTTTACGAAACCATCCCCATGGATATGGTGATCCGTTCCTTCGGGAAGGAAATCACCGCCTTTACCTACAACTACCACGGCGCTCGGGAAGAGGATCCCTCCACCCGTTACAACGTGGCTTGCGATCCGGCGGTGGATGCCTTCCGCCGTTGCTCGATCCTCGGCCACGACTTCACGCCCGTGGACCCCAACCTCCAGGGTCAGTACATTGACGAGGCGGTGGTGGGCGGTGAGTACGAGGTCATGAAAGACCTGGCCGTAGGCGCCAAGTACATCTACCGCGACCTGGGCCGTGTGATTGAGGACGCCCTTGGTTTCGACCAGGGCTACTACATCGGCAACCCCGGCCGTGGTTTGCTCCGCGAGTCCTGGGATATGAACTACGAGCGGTCCTACCCGGTGCCCGAGCCCAAGCGCACCTTCAAGGGCATTGAGCTCGTGGCCCGCAAGCGCTTCTCCAACAACTGGGGCATGATCGCTTCCTACCTCTGGTCCAAGCTGGAGGGCAACTACGACGGGACCTTCCAGGTTTCCACCGGTCAGCTCGACCCCAACCTGAACTCCGCGTTTGACTACGCCGAGTTCCAGGTCAACAACAAGGGTTACCTCTCCAACGACCGTCGTCACCAGTTCAAGGTGGACGGCTACTACGTGTTCCCCTTCAACCTCACCGTGGGTCTCTCTGCCTACTACCGCACGGGTCTGCCTGTGACCGCGATGGGTTACTCCATTGCCTACCAGAACTGGGAGTACTACCTCTCCGAGCGGGGCGCCTTTGGCCGCACCGACGACGAGTGGGAAGCCGACCTCCACTTGGATTACCCGGTGAAGTTCGGTGGCATCCAGGTCAAGTTCTTGGCTGACGTGTTCAACCTCTTCAACCGCCAAGGTGAGGTGGGCCGCAACATGCGTTACGACTTGGGCGAGGATTACACGCCCATCAACTACGACACCGGCGCGTACGAGCCGCCCATCAAGCCCGGCGATGCCGATCGTCCACCTACGAACCCGGCGTTCAACACGCCCAACGCTTGGCAGTCTCCGCGTAGCTTGCGGTTGGGTGTGCGCATCAGCTTCTAG
- a CDS encoding acetyl-CoA carboxylase biotin carboxyl carrier protein subunit, which yields MIRRFRLAESEVEVLVRVLAGEVEVRVGRELFRFRLTLAGPHRGKVELPGEVKPFWFSRLGSGVWQLFIEGVEQKVALEDPLQGRGGTGRSHDGQEELVAPIPGRVVQVLVAAGSEVSAGTPIVVLEAMKMQNLITSQLGGRVREVRVKPGTTVEAGQVLAVVG from the coding sequence ATGATCCGGCGTTTTCGGCTTGCCGAAAGTGAAGTCGAGGTTTTGGTTCGGGTGCTGGCCGGAGAAGTGGAAGTGCGGGTGGGGCGTGAGCTCTTCCGGTTTCGCTTGACGCTTGCCGGACCGCACCGCGGAAAGGTGGAGCTTCCCGGGGAGGTCAAGCCCTTTTGGTTTTCCCGGTTGGGTTCGGGAGTGTGGCAGCTCTTTATCGAAGGTGTAGAGCAAAAGGTGGCCCTCGAAGACCCGCTGCAAGGGCGTGGTGGAACCGGTCGCAGCCACGACGGGCAGGAGGAGCTGGTGGCTCCCATACCCGGGAGGGTTGTGCAGGTTTTGGTGGCAGCGGGGAGCGAGGTTTCGGCGGGAACGCCCATCGTGGTGCTGGAAGCGATGAAAATGCAAAACCTCATCACCAGCCAGCTGGGGGGAAGGGTGCGCGAGGTGCGTGTCAAGCCCGGGACCACCGTGGAGGCGGGGCAGGTGCTGGCGGTGGTGGGGTAG
- a CDS encoding acetyl-CoA carboxylase biotin carboxylase subunit, producing MRVLIANRGEIALRLIRACHELGWEAVAVYSEVDAEQPHVLAADAAVLLGPSAPQASYLNISALLEAARRTGCEAVHPGYGFLAENASFARAVEGAGLTWMGPSPAVIELLGSKVAARRLATQVGVPVVPGTEPLAHESEARRFAQEVGYPILLKAVGGGGGKGMRVVGSDRELADAFARASAEGQAFFNDPRVYAEKLIERPRHVEVQILADRYGHVVHLGERECSLQRRHQKLLEESPSPAVSPVLREKLGAAAVAVARAASYVTAGTVEFLLAPDGSFYFLEVNTRLQVEHPVTEVVYGVDLAQWMMRLALGEELTLRQEALVPRGHALECRLYAEDPARDFAPSPGKIQVYREPSGPGVRVDSGIAEGLVVPLDYDPILAKLIVWGESRGQTLCRLRRALGEFVVLGVRTTLPLFQALSVDPRFGAGKVDTGFLPEFLRQWRESHRPLAVALAAALQTLGVGSPAEPYGHEGELSPWREAGRQRLRSRWVP from the coding sequence TGGGAGGCGGTGGCGGTGTACTCGGAGGTGGATGCCGAACAGCCGCACGTGCTGGCGGCGGATGCGGCGGTGTTGCTGGGTCCTTCGGCGCCGCAGGCCTCCTACCTCAACATTTCCGCGCTCCTGGAAGCCGCCCGCCGCACCGGCTGTGAGGCGGTGCACCCCGGGTACGGCTTTTTGGCGGAAAACGCCAGCTTTGCCCGCGCCGTGGAAGGTGCTGGGCTTACCTGGATGGGCCCATCGCCGGCGGTGATCGAGCTTTTGGGCTCCAAGGTGGCAGCCCGCCGGTTGGCCACCCAGGTGGGGGTGCCGGTGGTGCCGGGCACCGAACCCCTGGCCCACGAAAGCGAGGCCCGGCGGTTTGCCCAAGAGGTGGGCTACCCCATCCTCCTCAAAGCCGTGGGCGGGGGAGGGGGCAAGGGCATGCGGGTGGTGGGAAGCGACCGCGAGCTGGCCGACGCTTTTGCCCGTGCTTCGGCGGAAGGGCAGGCGTTTTTTAACGATCCCCGGGTTTACGCGGAAAAGCTCATTGAGCGCCCGCGGCACGTGGAAGTGCAAATCCTGGCGGACCGCTACGGCCATGTGGTGCACCTGGGGGAGCGGGAGTGCTCCCTGCAAAGGCGACATCAAAAGCTCTTAGAGGAATCCCCCTCGCCGGCAGTTTCTCCGGTACTGCGGGAAAAGCTGGGAGCGGCGGCCGTGGCGGTGGCACGGGCGGCTTCGTACGTGACCGCTGGCACCGTGGAGTTCCTCCTGGCGCCGGACGGCTCCTTTTACTTTTTGGAGGTCAACACCCGCCTGCAGGTAGAGCACCCGGTGACGGAAGTGGTTTATGGCGTGGATTTGGCCCAATGGATGATGCGGCTGGCGTTGGGTGAGGAGCTTACCCTCCGGCAAGAAGCGCTTGTCCCCCGCGGCCACGCTTTGGAGTGCCGACTGTACGCCGAAGACCCCGCTCGCGATTTTGCCCCTTCTCCGGGGAAGATCCAGGTGTACCGGGAGCCCTCGGGTCCCGGGGTGCGGGTGGACAGCGGCATTGCCGAGGGCTTGGTGGTGCCTCTGGATTACGACCCCATTCTCGCCAAGCTCATCGTCTGGGGTGAATCCCGGGGGCAAACGCTTTGCCGTTTGCGTCGGGCGCTGGGTGAGTTTGTGGTGCTGGGGGTGCGAACCACATTGCCGCTTTTTCAAGCATTAAGCGTTGACCCCCGGTTCGGGGCGGGTAAGGTGGATACCGGCTTTTTACCGGAGTTCCTGAGGCAGTGGCGGGAAAGCCACCGGCCGTTGGCGGTGGCTTTAGCAGCGGCCCTGCAAACCCTGGGTGTGGGTTCGCCGGCTGAGCCCTACGGCCACGAAGGGGAGCTTTCCCCCTGGCGAGAGGCTGGCCGTCAGCGTTTGCGGTCACGGTGGGTGCCATGA